In Rhodamnia argentea isolate NSW1041297 chromosome 4, ASM2092103v1, whole genome shotgun sequence, the following proteins share a genomic window:
- the LOC115740564 gene encoding mitochondrial pyruvate carrier 1 has product MASFRAFLNSPVGPKTTHFWGPVANWGFVVAGLVDMQKPPEMISGNMTAAMCIYSALFMRFAWMVQPRNYLLLACHASNESVQLYQLSRWGRAQGYLSEKKDEASSQ; this is encoded by the exons ATGGCTTCTTTCCGAGCTTTCTTGAACAGTCCTGTTGGCCCCAAAACTACTCATTTCTGGGGACCAGTTGCAAACTGGGGATTTGTGGTTGCT GGATTGGTTGACATGCAAAAACCACCAGAGATGATATCAGGCAACATGACAGCAG CTATGTGTATATATTCTGCACTGTTTATGAGATTTGCATGGATGGTGCAGCCGCGGAACTACCTACTTCTTGCATGCCATGCCTCAAATGAATCTGTCCAGCTCTATCAACTATCTCGTTGGGGAAGGGCTCAGGG GTACTTATCCGAGAAGAAAGACGAAGCCTCGTCGCAATAA
- the LOC115740559 gene encoding vacuolar protein sorting-associated protein 32 homolog 2: MFNRLFGKPKQETNALTTLDKLNETLEMLEKKEKVLIKKASQEVEKAKEFTRAKNKRAAIQCLKRKRLYEQQIEQLGNFQLRIHDQMIMLEGAKATTETVDALRTGAKAMKSMQQATNIDDVDKTMDEINEQTENMKQIQEALSTPIGAAADFDEDELEAELEELEGAELEEQLLQPATTAPAAPVHVPAGPRPARPVPQRTAEEDELAALQAEMAL; this comes from the exons ATGTTTAACCGGCTTTTCGGGAAACCTAAGCAGGAGACCAACGCTCTCACCACGTTGGACAAGTTGAACGAG ACACTTGAAAtgctggagaaaaaggagaaggttCTCATAAAGAAGGCTTCTCAAGAGGTTGAGAAAGCGAAGGAGTTCActagagcaaaaaataaaaggg CGGCAATTCAATGCTTAAAGAGGAAGAGGCTGTATGAACAGCAGATTGAGCAGCTTGGAAATTTCCAACTTCGGATTCATGATCAG ATGATAATGTTGGAAGGGGCAAAAGCAACGACTGAGACTGTGGATGCTCTGAGAACTGGAGCAAAAGCAATGAAATCAATGCAGCAGGCGAC GAATATTGATGATGTGGACAAGACCATGGATGAGATTAATGAACAAACGGAGAACATGAAACAAATTCAAGAGGCATTGTCAACTCCTATTGGTGCAGCCGCTGACTTTGATGAG GATGAGCTTGAGGCAGAGCTCGAAGAACTGGAAGGCGCTGAGTTGGAAGAACAGCTCCTTCAGCCCGCCACAACAGCTCCTGCTGCTCCAGTGCATGTCCCAGCTGGTCCGCGTCCAGCCCGCCCTGTTCCTCAGCGGACAGCCGAGGAGGATGAACTTGCTGCTTTGCAGGCTGAGATGGCACTTTGA
- the LOC115740556 gene encoding meiotic nuclear division protein 1 homolog — protein MSKKRGLSLEEKREKMLQIFYESQDFFLLKELEKLGPRKGVITQSVKDVVQSLVDDDLVSKDKIGTSVYFWSLPSCAGNQLRNVYRKLESDVQSSKRRLAELDDQCSALKKGREESDEREEALSNLKKVEKKHNELKDEMAEYADNDPAAFEAMKNAILVAHAAANRWTDNIFTLRQWCSNNFPEAKEQLEHMYQEVGITDDLDYLEMSTLGN, from the exons ATG TCGAAGAAACGTGGGCTTTCGTTGGAAGAAAAACGAGAGAAGATGCTCCAGATATTCTACGAGTCGCAGGACTTCTTCCTT CTAAAAGAGCTTGAGAAATTGGGACCCAGAAAAGGTGTTATCACCCAGTCTGTCAAAGATGTTGTTCAAAGCTTGGTTGATGATGACCTAGTATCAAAGGACAAGATTGGAACCTCG GTATATTTCTGGAGTCTTCCTAGCTGCGCCGGAAACCAG CTGCGAAATGTGTACCGGAAACTTGAATCTGATGTCCAAAGCAGTAAGAGGCGGCTCGCAGAGCTAGATGATCAGTGCAGTGCATTAAAGAAGGGAAGGGAGGAATCT GATGAACGAGAGGAGGCTTTGAGCAACCTGaaaaaagtggaaaagaaaCACAATGAGTTGAAG GATGAGATGGCGGAATATGCAGACAATGATCCAGCTGCCTTTGAAGCAATGA AGAATGCTATATTAGTTGCCCATGCAGCAGCCAATAGATGGACAG ACAATATTTTCACACTCAGACAGTGGTGCTCAAACAATTTTCCAGAAGCCAAAGAACAGCTAGAACATATGTACCAGGAG GTGGGAATTACTGATGATTTGGACTACTTGGAGATGTCAACACTGGGAAATTAG